Proteins encoded in a region of the Candidatus Margulisiibacteriota bacterium genome:
- a CDS encoding FtsX-like permease family protein produces the protein MFRLAVKNILNTAWGLLTVLGFAVAVALAVLSWSLVRQVADGTAGNIAYYRSGHLRVVDRQYNDRLFPLAKSFAKYQEIERLAAQYQEVTLQTERIKIKLLLQNQGRSLPAQGIAIDATRERPVWRTLAGRQVGVSAKELVIGKGLAQKLEVGLGDKLTIVAQNALGAVTLFDLEVVGIFSSGAASIDDGTFFFPLAAAQKVFALNDKVSEVVIYLRDPAFAGEAAEYLGDELERVAPGRFTVIPREKDAAMIWLEKGRLIGLAFSGLLLFLGCTLLYHFFSSSVAERDREIKTLKRLGVKKGELARLFFYEAALIGLLAGLIGGALALIVNQVGWTVPLGWAGLDFVPLEIEPGIKWSDLFLGLGGSLGFSCLGMLVPAWRGLR, from the coding sequence ATGTTTCGGCTGGCTGTAAAAAATATTTTAAATACCGCCTGGGGGTTGTTGACCGTCCTTGGCTTTGCCGTGGCGGTCGCCTTGGCCGTCCTTTCCTGGTCGCTGGTCAGGCAAGTCGCGGACGGCACGGCGGGGAATATCGCTTATTACCGGAGCGGGCATTTGCGGGTCGTCGATCGGCAGTATAACGATCGCTTGTTCCCGCTGGCCAAAAGCTTTGCCAAGTATCAGGAGATCGAGCGATTGGCCGCTCAATATCAGGAGGTGACGCTCCAAACCGAACGGATCAAGATCAAACTGCTGCTGCAGAATCAGGGGCGGAGCTTGCCGGCGCAGGGGATCGCTATCGACGCGACGAGAGAACGCCCGGTTTGGCGGACGCTGGCCGGCCGTCAGGTTGGTGTGAGCGCCAAAGAGCTGGTCATCGGCAAAGGGTTGGCGCAAAAACTGGAGGTCGGTCTGGGCGATAAGCTGACGATCGTCGCGCAAAATGCTCTGGGAGCGGTGACCCTGTTTGATCTGGAGGTCGTTGGGATCTTTAGTTCCGGCGCCGCTTCGATCGATGACGGGACCTTCTTTTTTCCGTTGGCGGCGGCGCAAAAAGTTTTCGCCCTTAACGACAAAGTTTCGGAAGTTGTCATTTATCTGCGCGATCCCGCTTTTGCCGGTGAAGCGGCGGAGTACCTGGGAGATGAACTGGAACGGGTCGCGCCCGGGCGGTTTACCGTCATCCCCCGGGAAAAGGACGCCGCGATGATCTGGCTGGAGAAGGGGCGGTTGATTGGCCTGGCTTTCAGCGGACTCCTCCTCTTTCTGGGTTGCACTCTGCTTTATCATTTCTTTTCTTCCAGTGTCGCCGAACGGGACCGCGAGATCAAGACGCTGAAAAGACTGGGGGTAAAAAAGGGGGAGCTCGCGCGCTTGTTCTTTTACGAAGCGGCGCTTATCGGCTTATTGGCCGGCCTGATCGGCGGGGCGTTGGCGCTGATCGTTAATCAGGTTGGTTGGACGGTTCCGCTCGGTTGGGCCGGCCTTGATTTTGTCCCTTTGGAGATCGAGCCGGGGATAAAATGGTCGGACCTGTTCCTGGGCTTAGGCGGCAGTCTTGGTTTTTCCTGCCTGGGGATGCTGGTCCCGGCCTGGAGAGGGCTGCGATGA
- a CDS encoding deoxyhypusine synthase family protein yields MKKKGIQRAVYGSFDHVDLKTGGRSLKKQLLNKRVKQLKLTKTTTVAELVEAMGEMSIQARNIGECAKVLKRIYSDKRRPTVLLGLAGPLIAAGLRQVIRDLIVAGAVDVVVSTGAIIYQDVYAALGHGHFQGSPDSEDNELRDLRIDRIYDTYIDEEAVWRTDHYCGLVADKLQPGNYSSRAYLEALADTLDDEDSILYQCRKHGVPVFCPALNDSSIGIGLTEHRVRCLKEGRPGIAIDSIQDNHELVQIVVKSSATAAFYVAGGVPKNYINDSIVMGYIYGLERGHDYALQITTAVTADGGLSSSTLKEGRSWGKIKKDANVAMAWVEPSVALPLLTGYILGRELTSKRPRLRCDWENGTLRGLLKGGRV; encoded by the coding sequence ATGAAGAAAAAAGGGATACAGCGGGCGGTCTATGGTTCTTTCGACCACGTCGATCTAAAGACCGGCGGCCGCTCTTTAAAAAAACAGCTCTTAAACAAAAGGGTTAAACAGCTTAAGCTGACCAAAACCACCACGGTTGCCGAGCTGGTCGAAGCGATGGGGGAGATGTCGATCCAGGCTCGGAATATCGGGGAGTGCGCCAAGGTCTTAAAACGGATCTATAGCGACAAACGCCGCCCGACGGTCCTGCTCGGCCTGGCCGGTCCCCTGATCGCCGCCGGTTTACGCCAGGTGATCCGGGACCTGATCGTTGCCGGCGCGGTCGATGTGGTGGTCTCGACCGGAGCGATCATTTACCAGGATGTCTACGCTGCCCTCGGCCACGGCCATTTTCAGGGGAGCCCCGATTCCGAAGACAACGAGTTACGCGACCTGCGGATCGATCGGATCTACGATACCTATATTGATGAAGAAGCGGTCTGGCGGACCGATCATTACTGCGGCCTGGTCGCCGACAAACTCCAGCCGGGAAATTATTCCAGTCGAGCCTATCTGGAAGCGCTGGCCGACACGCTTGACGATGAAGATTCGATCCTCTATCAATGCCGCAAACACGGCGTCCCGGTTTTTTGTCCGGCCCTCAATGATTCCTCGATCGGGATCGGCCTGACCGAGCACCGGGTCCGCTGTCTGAAAGAAGGCCGACCGGGGATCGCCATCGATTCGATCCAGGACAACCACGAACTGGTCCAGATCGTCGTGAAATCTTCGGCGACCGCCGCTTTTTACGTCGCGGGCGGGGTGCCGAAGAATTACATTAACGATTCGATCGTCATGGGTTACATCTACGGGTTGGAGCGGGGACATGATTACGCCCTGCAGATCACGACCGCGGTGACCGCCGACGGCGGACTTTCCAGTTCCACTTTAAAAGAGGGGCGTTCCTGGGGGAAGATCAAGAAGGACGCGAACGTCGCCATGGCTTGGGTTGAACCGAGCGTGGCGTTGCCCCTCTTAACCGGGTACATTCTTGGCCGGGAATTAACCAGTAAACGCCCGCGGCTCCGCTGCGATTGGGAGAACGGGACGCTGCGCGGCTTACTTAAGGGTGGAAGAGTATAA
- a CDS encoding phospholipase D-like domain-containing protein, giving the protein MKKLAAVLLVVFFGTLGPTGAAPLSAEGISVYFSPNGGTRDKIISRINLARKSIKIAIYSLTSGEITWALENAKKRGVEIKVVADYSQSKGKHSEIPYLINKGFKVKVIKGKGRGIMHNKFAVFDDQEVATGSYNWTENAEQNNYENALFLKGTQIVSAFSREFDLLYDRP; this is encoded by the coding sequence ATGAAAAAATTAGCGGCCGTTTTATTGGTTGTCTTTTTCGGAACGCTCGGCCCAACCGGCGCCGCGCCGCTCTCCGCTGAAGGGATATCAGTTTACTTCTCCCCTAACGGCGGGACCAGGGATAAGATCATCTCCCGGATCAATCTCGCCCGGAAAAGCATCAAGATCGCGATCTACAGCCTGACCTCGGGGGAAATAACCTGGGCGCTGGAGAACGCGAAAAAGCGCGGGGTTGAGATCAAAGTCGTGGCCGACTATTCCCAATCCAAAGGCAAACACTCCGAGATCCCCTATTTGATCAACAAGGGATTTAAAGTTAAGGTCATCAAAGGGAAAGGCCGCGGGATCATGCACAACAAATTTGCCGTTTTCGACGATCAAGAGGTCGCGACCGGCTCCTATAACTGGACCGAGAACGCCGAACAAAATAATTACGAGAACGCGCTTTTCCTAAAAGGAACGCAGATCGTCTCGGCTTTCAGTCGGGAATTCGATCTGCTTTACGATCGGCCTTAA
- a CDS encoding ABC transporter permease, protein MLSFAFRNLVRRPRLFPILSIAVVVAAALLVNFFLRDLERRLIQSEIDFRFGHVKIYPQDYDPAGFSLSNLILSPEAVVHEVQKRLIGAAPRVRFQAMLSSASGDLPILVYAIDSERDDLVFKLREKVAVGRYLAGSEEAVLLGGELAAALGLSIGDELSFLAQGRNGVFHQFSFWVKGLLKTGDRELDASAVFVPLSVAQSGLGLNRGVTEISIRLKNPREALSVSLPSVQAIPWQKMNGQFNWLSAGRRAILTALAVIWLLVVLVGAVNYIHLARILRAEEFAYWRQLGLKRRDFVRLIAWEIGLTILAGILLGLLIGGIVKCFGWL, encoded by the coding sequence ATGCTTAGTTTCGCTTTCAGGAATCTTGTTCGGCGTCCGCGTCTCTTCCCGATCCTCTCGATCGCGGTAGTCGTGGCCGCCGCGCTGCTGGTCAATTTCTTCCTGCGCGACCTGGAGCGGCGTCTTATCCAAAGCGAGATCGACTTTCGGTTCGGCCACGTTAAGATCTACCCTCAAGATTACGATCCCGCCGGCTTTTCCCTGTCGAATCTGATCTTGTCGCCGGAAGCGGTGGTCCATGAGGTCCAAAAAAGATTGATCGGAGCGGCGCCGCGGGTCCGTTTCCAGGCGATGTTGTCGAGCGCTTCCGGCGATCTGCCGATCCTGGTCTACGCGATCGATTCCGAACGGGACGATCTGGTCTTTAAACTGCGGGAGAAAGTCGCGGTTGGGCGCTATCTGGCCGGGAGCGAAGAAGCGGTCCTGCTCGGAGGGGAGTTGGCGGCGGCGCTTGGGCTTTCGATCGGTGACGAACTTTCTTTTCTGGCGCAGGGACGGAACGGGGTTTTTCATCAGTTCAGCTTTTGGGTCAAAGGGTTGCTAAAGACCGGCGATCGGGAGCTTGATGCTTCGGCGGTCTTTGTTCCCTTGTCGGTTGCCCAATCCGGCCTGGGTCTTAACCGCGGCGTGACCGAGATCTCGATCCGCTTGAAAAATCCCAGAGAGGCTTTGTCCGTTAGTTTGCCCTCGGTCCAAGCGATCCCCTGGCAGAAAATGAACGGCCAATTCAATTGGCTCTCCGCCGGCCGCCGCGCCATTCTGACCGCCCTGGCGGTCATCTGGCTTTTGGTCGTGCTGGTCGGGGCGGTAAATTATATTCATCTCGCCAGGATCTTGCGGGCGGAAGAATTCGCTTATTGGCGGCAGTTGGGCTTGAAGCGGCGGGATTTTGTCCGGCTGATCGCCTGGGAGATCGGCTTAACGATCCTGGCCGGGATCCTGCTCGGTTTATTGATCGGAGGAATAGTGAAATGTTTCGGCTGGCTGTAA
- a CDS encoding ATP-binding cassette domain-containing protein has product MLVLLDNVTKSYAGIPAVKNVNLAIEAGEMVLLYGPSGAGKTTLLKLIGCLEKPDEGKIYLESQNVSRLRAELLAEVRRREIGFLTAETEMIPVFTVQENVELPLQLLKQGKGGERRERVKQLLAELDLEKVAGKRIGALTPLERAKTALAAALIKSPSIILADEPTARLALASGLELIRTMAEINQKKKTTFLVASDDPAFSRYLTRTVKIYGGVIEGEPRPAGLTLARNEEVPIYDLKAEQNA; this is encoded by the coding sequence ATGCTGGTATTATTGGATAATGTGACCAAGAGTTATGCCGGGATTCCCGCCGTCAAGAACGTTAATTTAGCGATCGAGGCCGGTGAGATGGTCCTGCTTTATGGGCCGTCCGGCGCCGGTAAAACCACTTTATTAAAATTGATCGGTTGTTTGGAAAAACCTGACGAAGGCAAAATTTATTTGGAGAGCCAAAATGTTTCGCGGCTCCGCGCCGAACTTTTGGCCGAGGTCCGGCGCCGGGAAATTGGTTTCCTGACCGCCGAAACCGAAATGATCCCGGTCTTTACGGTTCAAGAGAACGTGGAATTGCCTCTGCAGTTGCTGAAACAAGGGAAGGGGGGCGAGCGGCGCGAGCGGGTCAAACAACTCCTGGCCGAACTTGATCTCGAGAAGGTCGCGGGCAAAAGGATTGGCGCGCTCACTCCGCTGGAAAGAGCGAAGACCGCTTTGGCGGCCGCTTTGATCAAAAGTCCCTCCATAATTCTGGCCGATGAACCGACCGCCCGGCTGGCTCTCGCTTCCGGTCTGGAGCTGATCAGGACAATGGCAGAGATCAATCAAAAAAAGAAAACGACCTTTTTAGTCGCGAGCGACGACCCGGCGTTTTCGCGTTACCTGACCCGAACGGTTAAGATCTACGGCGGGGTGATCGAGGGAGAGCCCCGGCCCGCGGGGTTGACTCTGGCCAGGAACGAAGAGGTCCCGATTTACGATCTCAAAGCGGAGCAGAATGCTTAG
- a CDS encoding outer membrane lipoprotein-sorting protein codes for MRKIIIGLILLQIATLAAALAPAEKGLSQLTARLRYQSGGEKRTVDLVIYNNGADRALITLESLAEQGTKYLRIGESLWLFSVDAGRPVKLTGHILGSSFLGSAFSYADLMIDRNFADYAVETVTRETVVINFPKGTREASAVYKCRVLMLKAPKQAPYFKLQLWVDQALKMVVKEKQISISGVVKTIEYADFRRVKRHVYPAYLRAKNVSGASELFVTAADFDKELLPLLFKP; via the coding sequence ATGAGAAAAATTATTATCGGTTTGATCCTGCTGCAAATCGCGACGCTGGCCGCCGCGCTGGCTCCGGCGGAAAAGGGGCTCTCCCAACTGACCGCCAGACTGCGCTATCAAAGCGGCGGCGAGAAGCGAACAGTCGATCTGGTCATTTATAATAACGGCGCCGACCGGGCCCTGATCACCCTGGAGAGCTTGGCCGAGCAAGGGACAAAATATTTACGGATCGGGGAGAGCTTGTGGTTGTTTTCGGTCGATGCCGGCCGGCCGGTCAAACTGACCGGTCATATCCTGGGCAGTTCGTTTTTGGGCTCGGCCTTCAGTTATGCCGACCTGATGATTGACCGGAACTTCGCGGATTATGCGGTCGAAACCGTCACCCGGGAAACGGTAGTCATAAATTTTCCCAAGGGGACAAGGGAGGCTTCGGCTGTTTATAAATGCCGGGTCTTGATGCTGAAAGCGCCCAAACAAGCTCCCTATTTCAAACTCCAGCTTTGGGTCGATCAAGCTTTAAAGATGGTCGTCAAAGAAAAACAAATATCGATTTCCGGAGTCGTTAAAACGATCGAATACGCCGATTTTCGCCGGGTTAAGCGCCATGTCTATCCCGCTTATCTTCGGGCCAAGAACGTTTCCGGAGCCAGTGAGCTTTTCGTTACCGCCGCCGATTTTGATAAAGAACTGCTCCCTTTATTATTTAAGCCATAA